The window AGCGTTGTTGCGGCGGCCGTTCTTGCGATCGGTGTGCTGAGCTTTGTCAAACACGGTCAGCTCGCAGGTGCTGCGCCCGATGCCGCCGCACCCGCGGTGGGCGCGGTGCTCAAGTTCTATTCGGCACAGCTCTTCACCACCTACCTGCTGCCGGTGCAAGTCGTGGGTTTCCTTCTTCTGATCGCCATGCTCGGCGTGATTGTGCTCAGCAAGCGCTTTCAGGGCGCGGAGGATGCCAAATGAATGTCACCCTGAATGATTACCTCCTGGTGAGCGTGCTGATGTTTGCCATCGGCTTTTTCGGGGTTCTCATGCGGAGAAACACCCTTATCGTTTACATGTGCCTGGAGCTGATGCTCGTGGCGGCGACGATCGCTCTGGTTGCCTTCTCGCGCTTCAACCGGACGATC of the Opitutaceae bacterium genome contains:
- the nuoK gene encoding NADH-quinone oxidoreductase subunit NuoK; protein product: MNVTLNDYLLVSVLMFAIGFFGVLMRRNTLIVYMCLELMLVAATIALVAFSRFNRTIDGNVFVFFVLTVAAAEVAVGLAIIVALFRRRQTVQLNELNAMKN